A stretch of the Mycolicibacterium celeriflavum genome encodes the following:
- a CDS encoding PrsW family intramembrane metalloprotease yields the protein MSYAGAPQFWPIQPPFERKVRKVGAPLAVLILLGTVAGLIIVGLTALNPIGAGIGLVLSSLTMVVVVLAYVWLDRWEPEPPRLLIFGFLWGASVAVVLSVLLGLYLESLIVTGETDEVSWVSVAVIAPVIEEAAKGTFLLFMMTGRRRNEVNSLTDCLVYAGLVGAGFAWLEDILYIASGESLGDSLLTAAMRLVMAPFAHSLFTTFFGIGVYFALHHRNALTRVGYIGLGYLAAVVMHGLWNGSSLLGVGWYFGVYLFWMVPLFVLTIVLGVQSRRREQAVVAAKLPGMVAAGLVTPNEATWLGSLRHRKQAVALATRQGGRPAGKAVNRFAAQVVELAFVRDRIDRGFGDQRVFALQTEEAYAVHAARAAAPMLQWLTGHRAPSR from the coding sequence GTGTCCTACGCCGGCGCGCCCCAGTTCTGGCCGATCCAGCCGCCGTTCGAGCGCAAGGTGCGAAAGGTCGGGGCGCCGCTGGCGGTCCTCATCCTGCTCGGCACCGTGGCGGGGCTGATCATCGTCGGGCTGACCGCCCTCAATCCGATCGGCGCCGGTATCGGGCTGGTCCTGTCGAGCTTGACCATGGTGGTCGTGGTGCTGGCCTACGTGTGGCTGGACCGCTGGGAGCCGGAGCCCCCGCGGCTGTTGATCTTCGGCTTTCTGTGGGGCGCCTCGGTCGCCGTGGTGCTGTCGGTGCTTCTCGGGCTCTACCTCGAGTCCCTGATCGTCACCGGAGAGACGGACGAGGTCAGCTGGGTTTCGGTGGCCGTCATCGCGCCGGTGATCGAGGAGGCGGCCAAGGGCACGTTTCTGCTGTTCATGATGACCGGCCGGCGCCGCAACGAAGTCAATTCCCTGACCGACTGCCTGGTGTACGCCGGGCTGGTCGGCGCCGGTTTCGCCTGGCTCGAGGACATCCTCTACATCGCCAGCGGGGAATCGCTCGGTGACTCGTTGCTGACCGCGGCGATGCGGCTGGTCATGGCGCCGTTTGCGCATTCGCTGTTCACCACGTTCTTCGGCATCGGCGTGTACTTCGCGCTGCATCACCGCAACGCGTTGACCAGGGTGGGCTACATCGGTTTGGGCTACCTGGCCGCGGTCGTCATGCACGGGCTGTGGAACGGCTCGTCGCTGCTGGGTGTCGGGTGGTATTTCGGCGTGTACCTGTTCTGGATGGTGCCGCTGTTCGTGTTAACGATCGTGCTCGGCGTGCAGAGCCGGCGCCGTGAGCAGGCCGTTGTCGCGGCCAAGCTGCCCGGCATGGTGGCTGCAGGCTTGGTGACGCCGAACGAGGCCACGTGGCTGGGCTCCCTACGGCACCGCAAGCAGGCTGTCGCGCTGGCAACCCGGCAGGGCGGGCGACCCGCCGGCAAGGCGGTCAACCGGTTCGCCGCCCAGGTCGTCGAGTTGGCGTTCGTCCGGGACCGGATCGACCGCGGCTTCGGGGATCAGCGCGTCTTCGCTCTGCAGACCGAGGAGGCCTACGCGGTCCACGCTGCGCGAGCGGCCGCTCCGATGCTGCAGTGGCTCACCGGCCACCGCGCTCCGAGTCGCTGA